Proteins from a genomic interval of Myxococcales bacterium:
- a CDS encoding SDR family NAD(P)-dependent oxidoreductase — protein MSPLERPDPGVVAAAIGAGAVGALDLGRDPDRARAALAALGHQVERFAVRFPDGCPLGVADLPAAVDTVIVTSAAAVAGLAPRRVLVQATSLAEAQAAVAAGADGIIAKGSEAGGRVGETTTFVLVQELVGALAVPVWAQGGLGVHTAAACRAGGAAGVVLDSQLALCREATLPADVRAAIAAMDGSETTVVAGHRVFTRPDLPVAALPDDVTADDVRARLGADSLTEQLVPVGQDGASAASFARQFGGVAAAVRGVRAAMTTHVQLAAELAPLAPGAPLAAGHGLRYPIAQGPMSRVSDRAAFAEAVAAAGGLPFLALSLMPGAEVRALVAETAARLGDRPWGVGILGFVPAELREEQLAVLREIKPPVALIAGGRPSQAAPLEADGIATYLHVPSPGLLDLFLKDGARRFVFEGRECGGHVGPRSSFALWEIQLERLLAHPAVADVSVLFAGGIHDARSCAMVAAMAAPLAARGAKVGVLMGTAYLFTHEAVASGAIQPGFQAAAVACDRTSLLETAPGHATRCADTAFTAAFAAEKARLAATGATPQERWAALEQLNLGRLRIAAKGLRREGDAIVAVDAASQAADGMYMIGQVAALRSSTCSIAELHDEVSAGGQALVAAHAAALDDARPRPVRPRGHATPVDVAIVGVAAIFPGAGDTDAFWANIVGGKDAVREVPPERWSVEQYFDPSATGTGAGKKTPCKWGGFLDPVPFDPLAYGIPPRSLEAIEPVQLLSLEVARRALDDAGYASAVSTTGRALDRERTAVIFGAEAGTDLSSAYGFRAMFPHYVGELPAALDRALPTLTEDSFPGVLANVIAGRIANRLDLGGANYTVDAACASSLAAVDLAVKELVTGGSDVVVCGGADLHNSINDYLLFASVHALSTSGRCHTFDADADGIVLGEGVAAIVLKRLADAERDGDRIYAVVKGVAGASDGKSLGLTAPRKEGQIRAVERAYRQAGVSPAEVGLVEAHGTGTVVGDRTELATLTDVFGRAGATAGACVLGSVKSQIGHTKCAAGMAGMIKAALALYHGVLPPTLHIQRPNPAWDAATSPFRFLDAARPWTAARRVAAVSAFGFGGTNFHAVLEAHDHARTGLEAWPAELLLFRGADRAAAGATIAKVRARLAAAPPPRLRDLARSVCATGAGPVQFAIVADDLADLRTKLDTAEAGPGDRRGVFVASDVGGPVAFLCPGQGSQRPGMLAELFLAFPRLRRLLAHGARWAPTLLPAAAFSDGERAAQAAAITDTRVAQPTLGMADLAMVELLGGLGVVPAMAAGHSYGELAALAVAGALTVDDLLPLSAFRGEAILAAAGGDPGTMLAVTAGADVVAPLIAECAGVVIANHNSPRQCVLAGAAAAIDLAVPRLTAAGLTTRRFPVAAAFHSPLVADAQHALAARLAVLDVRAPRLPVWSNVTAAPYPAEPDGVRALLAEQVARPVLFAPQIEAMYAAGARVFVETGPGQVLTRLVGEILGDRPHVAIACDTGSGSSLRALLRAVATLAVHGVTVDAAALFGDRDARLIDLAPAKASKRPSAGWLIDGHTARSVDAPAPAPARPVALALASVVAPAASPRAAAPRPLGPSPTGAAPPPTTVESSTVASDRDVIVLEYLHNVRTAISAQRDVVLAYLGQAPAPMAEPLADHAPPRLRAGRPTLPAHPAAAPPPVVIDVAPEPTALDPMALVLEIVSERTGYPPETLGPDLDLEADLSIDSIKRIEIIGELAARLGLQVAGGGDDAMVEELATRKTLRALVDWLSDRLGAPSPGAAVAELATAALAEPAAAPLELGRYVFSRVAAPLGAGRVPTVAGRNVTVVDDGLGVAVNLASRLAADGADVTVVAPGDRGARPDVDGLIDLSGLATTVHDGDGATAAMTAMFDHVRDAVVGGASSLLVATGLGGRFGEDPVDAGLRGDGAGGLIKTVAAEWPSVRARRLDLDPREAPERLAELIHAELSCDDDLLEVGHAGGERATRTLVPAPSTSAGGLTLGPDAVVLITGGARGITARVAVELARRWRCQIELVGRSPLPGPEEVTLIAAADAPALRRAILAAGVAKEPAAIEAKVARVLADREIRATLAAITAAGATVRYHACDVRAPGFAEVIDGIYARHDRLDGVIHGAGVLEDKLIRHKTAASFARVYGTKVAGALTLAERLRPDTRFVVFFASISGALGNRGQVDYATANQALAALAAAMAPRISGRVVAIDWGPWAGTGMVSPELEREYARRGLGLIDPAAGVEHLLAELGSDARDTEVVIVGGDPRALAPRPVDHA, from the coding sequence CTGTCGCCGCTCGAGCGCCCCGATCCGGGCGTGGTCGCCGCGGCCATCGGCGCGGGCGCGGTCGGCGCGCTCGATCTCGGCCGCGATCCGGACCGCGCGCGCGCGGCGCTGGCGGCGCTCGGCCACCAGGTCGAGCGGTTCGCGGTCCGGTTTCCGGACGGCTGTCCGCTCGGCGTCGCCGACCTGCCGGCCGCGGTCGACACGGTCATCGTCACCAGCGCCGCCGCGGTCGCTGGCCTGGCGCCGCGCCGGGTGCTGGTCCAGGCGACCTCCCTGGCCGAGGCCCAGGCCGCCGTCGCCGCGGGCGCCGACGGGATCATCGCCAAGGGCAGCGAGGCCGGCGGCCGCGTCGGCGAGACCACGACCTTCGTCCTGGTGCAGGAGCTGGTCGGGGCGCTGGCGGTGCCGGTCTGGGCCCAGGGCGGCCTGGGCGTCCACACCGCCGCCGCCTGTCGCGCCGGCGGCGCCGCCGGGGTCGTGCTCGACAGCCAGCTCGCGCTGTGCCGCGAGGCGACGCTGCCCGCCGACGTGCGCGCGGCGATCGCGGCGATGGACGGCAGCGAGACCACCGTCGTCGCCGGCCACCGCGTGTTCACGCGCCCGGATCTGCCGGTGGCGGCGCTGCCCGACGACGTCACCGCCGACGACGTGCGCGCGCGCCTCGGCGCCGACTCGCTGACCGAGCAGCTGGTGCCGGTGGGCCAGGACGGCGCCAGCGCCGCCAGCTTCGCGCGCCAGTTCGGCGGCGTCGCCGCGGCGGTGCGCGGCGTGCGCGCGGCGATGACCACGCACGTGCAGCTCGCGGCCGAGCTGGCGCCGCTCGCGCCGGGCGCGCCGCTCGCGGCCGGCCACGGCCTGCGCTATCCGATCGCCCAGGGGCCGATGTCGCGGGTCAGCGATCGGGCCGCGTTCGCCGAGGCGGTCGCCGCCGCCGGCGGCCTGCCGTTCCTGGCCCTGTCCTTGATGCCCGGCGCCGAGGTCCGCGCGCTCGTGGCCGAGACCGCGGCCCGCCTCGGCGATCGGCCGTGGGGCGTCGGCATCCTCGGGTTCGTCCCGGCCGAGCTGCGCGAGGAGCAGCTCGCGGTGCTGCGCGAGATCAAGCCGCCGGTGGCGCTGATCGCCGGCGGGCGTCCGTCGCAGGCGGCGCCGCTCGAGGCCGACGGCATCGCGACCTACCTGCACGTGCCGTCACCCGGGCTGCTCGATCTATTCCTCAAGGACGGCGCGCGCCGGTTCGTGTTCGAGGGCCGCGAGTGCGGGGGCCACGTCGGCCCGCGCTCGAGCTTCGCGCTGTGGGAGATCCAGCTCGAGCGCCTGCTCGCGCACCCGGCCGTGGCCGACGTGTCGGTGCTGTTCGCCGGGGGCATCCACGACGCGCGCTCGTGCGCGATGGTCGCCGCGATGGCGGCGCCGCTGGCCGCGCGCGGCGCCAAGGTCGGCGTGCTGATGGGCACCGCGTACCTGTTCACCCACGAGGCGGTCGCGTCGGGCGCGATCCAGCCCGGGTTCCAGGCGGCGGCGGTCGCGTGCGATCGCACCAGCCTGCTCGAGACCGCGCCCGGCCACGCCACGCGCTGCGCCGACACCGCGTTCACCGCCGCGTTCGCCGCCGAGAAGGCGCGGCTGGCGGCGACCGGCGCGACGCCGCAGGAGCGGTGGGCCGCGCTCGAGCAGCTCAACCTCGGCCGGCTGCGCATCGCCGCCAAGGGCCTGCGCCGCGAGGGCGACGCGATCGTCGCCGTCGACGCCGCCAGCCAGGCCGCCGACGGCATGTACATGATCGGCCAGGTCGCCGCGCTGCGGTCGTCGACCTGCTCGATCGCCGAGCTGCACGACGAGGTCAGCGCCGGCGGCCAGGCGCTGGTGGCCGCGCACGCGGCCGCGCTCGACGACGCGCGGCCCCGGCCGGTGCGCCCGCGCGGCCACGCCACGCCGGTCGACGTCGCGATCGTCGGCGTCGCGGCGATCTTCCCCGGCGCCGGCGACACCGACGCCTTCTGGGCCAACATCGTCGGCGGCAAGGACGCGGTGCGCGAGGTCCCGCCCGAGCGCTGGAGCGTCGAGCAGTACTTCGATCCGTCGGCGACCGGCACCGGCGCCGGCAAGAAGACGCCGTGCAAGTGGGGCGGGTTCCTCGATCCGGTCCCGTTCGATCCGCTGGCCTACGGCATCCCGCCGCGCTCGCTCGAGGCCATCGAGCCGGTGCAGCTGCTCAGCCTCGAGGTCGCGCGGCGCGCGCTCGACGACGCCGGCTACGCCAGCGCGGTCTCGACCACCGGCCGCGCGCTCGATCGCGAGCGCACCGCGGTGATCTTCGGCGCCGAGGCCGGCACCGATCTGTCGAGCGCGTACGGCTTCCGCGCGATGTTCCCGCACTACGTCGGCGAGCTGCCGGCCGCGCTCGACCGTGCGCTGCCGACGCTGACCGAGGACTCGTTCCCGGGCGTGCTCGCCAACGTCATCGCCGGGCGCATCGCCAACCGCCTCGATCTCGGCGGCGCCAACTACACCGTCGACGCGGCGTGCGCGTCGTCGCTGGCCGCGGTCGACCTCGCGGTCAAGGAGCTGGTCACCGGCGGCAGCGACGTCGTCGTGTGCGGCGGCGCCGATCTGCACAACAGCATCAACGACTACCTCTTGTTCGCCAGCGTCCACGCGCTGTCGACCTCGGGCCGGTGCCACACCTTCGACGCCGACGCCGACGGCATCGTCCTGGGCGAGGGCGTGGCGGCGATCGTGCTCAAGCGCCTCGCCGACGCCGAGCGCGACGGCGATCGCATCTACGCCGTGGTCAAGGGCGTGGCCGGCGCCAGCGACGGCAAGAGCCTGGGCCTGACCGCGCCGCGCAAGGAGGGCCAGATCCGCGCGGTCGAGCGCGCCTACCGCCAGGCCGGCGTGTCGCCGGCCGAGGTCGGGCTGGTCGAGGCCCACGGCACCGGCACCGTCGTCGGCGATCGCACCGAGCTGGCCACGCTCACCGACGTGTTCGGCCGCGCCGGCGCGACCGCGGGCGCCTGCGTGCTCGGCTCGGTGAAGTCGCAGATCGGCCACACCAAGTGCGCGGCCGGCATGGCCGGGATGATCAAGGCGGCGCTGGCGCTCTACCACGGCGTGCTGCCGCCGACGTTGCACATCCAGCGCCCCAACCCGGCCTGGGACGCGGCCACCAGCCCGTTCCGGTTCCTCGACGCGGCCCGGCCGTGGACCGCGGCGCGGCGGGTCGCGGCGGTCAGCGCGTTCGGCTTCGGCGGCACCAACTTCCACGCGGTGCTCGAGGCCCACGACCACGCCCGGACCGGGCTCGAGGCGTGGCCGGCCGAGCTGCTGCTGTTCCGCGGCGCCGACCGCGCGGCCGCGGGCGCGACGATCGCCAAGGTGCGCGCGCGCCTGGCCGCGGCGCCGCCGCCGCGCCTGCGCGATCTGGCCCGCTCGGTCTGCGCCACCGGCGCCGGCCCGGTGCAGTTCGCGATCGTCGCCGACGATCTCGCCGACCTGCGCACCAAGCTCGACACCGCCGAGGCCGGCCCGGGCGATCGCCGCGGCGTCTTCGTCGCGTCCGACGTCGGCGGCCCGGTCGCGTTCCTGTGCCCGGGTCAGGGCAGCCAGCGGCCCGGCATGCTGGCCGAGCTGTTCCTGGCGTTCCCGCGCCTGCGCCGGCTCCTGGCCCACGGCGCGCGGTGGGCGCCGACGCTCTTGCCCGCGGCGGCGTTCTCCGACGGCGAGCGCGCGGCCCAGGCCGCGGCGATCACCGACACGCGGGTGGCGCAGCCGACCCTGGGCATGGCCGATCTCGCGATGGTCGAGCTGCTCGGCGGGCTCGGCGTGGTCCCGGCGATGGCCGCGGGCCACAGCTACGGCGAGCTGGCCGCGCTCGCGGTCGCGGGCGCGCTCACCGTCGACGATCTGCTGCCGCTCTCCGCGTTCCGCGGCGAGGCCATCCTGGCCGCGGCCGGCGGCGATCCCGGCACGATGCTCGCGGTGACGGCCGGCGCCGACGTGGTCGCGCCGCTGATCGCGGAGTGCGCCGGCGTGGTGATCGCCAACCACAACAGCCCGCGCCAGTGCGTGCTCGCCGGCGCGGCCGCGGCGATCGACCTCGCGGTGCCGCGCCTGACCGCGGCCGGCCTGACGACCCGCCGGTTCCCGGTCGCCGCGGCGTTCCACAGCCCGCTGGTCGCCGACGCCCAGCACGCGCTGGCCGCGCGGCTGGCGGTGCTCGACGTGCGCGCGCCACGGCTGCCGGTGTGGTCCAACGTCACCGCCGCGCCGTACCCGGCCGAGCCCGACGGCGTGCGCGCGCTCCTGGCCGAGCAGGTCGCGCGGCCGGTGCTGTTCGCGCCGCAGATCGAGGCGATGTACGCCGCCGGCGCGCGGGTGTTCGTCGAGACCGGCCCCGGCCAGGTGCTGACCCGGCTGGTGGGCGAGATCCTCGGCGACCGCCCCCACGTCGCGATCGCGTGCGACACCGGCAGCGGCTCGAGCCTGCGCGCGCTCCTGCGCGCGGTCGCGACGCTCGCGGTCCACGGCGTCACCGTCGACGCCGCCGCGCTGTTCGGCGATCGCGACGCGCGGCTGATCGACCTGGCGCCGGCCAAGGCCAGCAAGCGCCCGAGCGCGGGCTGGCTGATCGACGGGCACACCGCGCGCTCCGTCGACGCGCCCGCGCCGGCCCCCGCGCGCCCGGTCGCGCTGGCGCTGGCCTCGGTCGTCGCGCCCGCCGCGTCGCCCCGCGCCGCGGCCCCGCGCCCGCTCGGCCCGTCGCCCACCGGCGCCGCGCCGCCCCCCACGACCGTGGAGTCCAGCACCGTGGCCAGCGACCGCGACGTGATCGTGCTCGAGTACCTGCACAACGTCCGCACCGCGATCAGCGCCCAGCGCGACGTGGTCCTGGCCTACCTGGGCCAGGCGCCGGCGCCGATGGCCGAGCCGCTCGCCGACCACGCGCCGCCGCGGCTGCGCGCCGGCCGCCCGACGCTGCCCGCGCACCCGGCCGCGGCGCCGCCGCCGGTGGTGATCGACGTGGCGCCCGAGCCGACCGCGCTCGACCCGATGGCGCTGGTGCTCGAGATCGTCAGCGAGCGCACCGGCTACCCGCCCGAGACGCTCGGGCCCGACCTCGACCTCGAGGCCGATCTCAGCATCGACTCGATCAAGCGCATCGAGATCATCGGCGAGCTGGCCGCGCGCCTCGGGCTGCAGGTCGCCGGCGGCGGCGACGACGCGATGGTCGAGGAGCTGGCCACGCGCAAGACCTTGCGCGCGCTGGTCGACTGGCTGTCGGACCGCCTCGGCGCGCCGAGCCCGGGCGCCGCCGTCGCCGAGCTCGCGACCGCCGCGCTCGCTGAACCCGCGGCCGCGCCCCTCGAGCTCGGCCGCTACGTGTTCTCGCGCGTGGCCGCGCCGCTCGGCGCCGGGCGGGTCCCGACGGTCGCCGGCCGGAACGTCACCGTCGTCGACGACGGCCTCGGGGTCGCGGTCAACCTGGCCTCGCGCCTGGCCGCCGACGGCGCCGACGTCACCGTGGTCGCGCCCGGCGATCGCGGCGCGCGGCCCGACGTCGACGGCCTGATCGATCTCAGCGGCCTGGCCACGACCGTCCACGACGGCGACGGCGCCACCGCCGCCATGACCGCGATGTTCGATCACGTCCGGGACGCGGTCGTCGGCGGCGCGTCGAGCCTGCTGGTCGCGACCGGCCTCGGCGGCCGCTTCGGCGAGGATCCGGTCGACGCCGGCCTGCGCGGCGACGGCGCCGGCGGGCTGATCAAGACCGTCGCGGCCGAGTGGCCGTCGGTGCGCGCGCGCCGGCTCGATCTCGATCCGCGCGAGGCGCCCGAGCGCCTGGCCGAGCTGATCCACGCCGAGCTGAGCTGCGACGACGATCTGCTCGAGGTCGGCCACGCCGGCGGCGAGCGCGCCACCCGCACGCTGGTGCCGGCGCCGTCCACCAGCGCCGGCGGCCTCACGCTCGGCCCCGACGCGGTCGTGCTGATCACCGGCGGCGCCCGCGGCATCACCGCCCGGGTCGCGGTCGAGCTCGCGCGCCGCTGGCGCTGCCAGATCGAGCTGGTCGGCCGCTCGCCGCTGCCCGGCCCCGAGGAGGTCACCCTGATCGCCGCCGCCGACGCGCCGGCGCTGCGCCGCGCGATCCTGGCGGCGGGCGTGGCCAAGGAGCCGGCCGCGATCGAGGCCAAGGTCGCCCGGGTGCTGGCCGATCGCGAGATCCGCGCGACGCTCGCGGCGATCACCGCCGCCGGCGCCACGGTCCGCTACCACGCGTGCGACGTGCGCGCGCCCGGCTTCGCCGAGGTCATCGACGGGATCTACGCCCGCCACGATCGCCTCGACGGCGTCATCCACGGCGCCGGCGTCCTCGAGGACAAGCTGATCCGCCACAAGACCGCGGCCTCGTTCGCGCGGGTCTACGGGACCAAGGTCGCGGGCGCGCTGACCCTGGCCGAGCGGCTGCGGCCCGACACCCGGTTCGTCGTGTTCTTCGCCAGCATCTCGGGCGCGCTCGGCAACCGCGGCCAGGTCGACTACGCCACCGCCAACCAGGCGCTGGCCGCGCTGGCCGCGGCGATGGCGCCGCGCATCAGCGGGCGCGTGGTCGCGATCGACTGGGGCCCCTGGGCTGGCACCGGCATGGTCTCGCCCGAGCTCGAGCGCGAGTACGCGCGCCGCGGCCTCGGGCTGATCGATCCGGCCGCCGGCGTCGAGCACCTCCTGGCCGAGCTCGGCAGCGACGCGCGCGACACCGAGGTGGTGATCGTCGGCGGCGATCCGCGCGCGCTGGCCCCGCGCCCCGTCGACCATGCCTGA
- a CDS encoding class I SAM-dependent methyltransferase, with translation MPPDATPDPARPAPPAPRALARAGDLSVTALYTAHAWRWGKLDGAELFSSRKSRDVFNATNLALGVARLFRRELPSLRHGLVQRHVMIDRLVAAASCAQVLELAAGLSRRGAALSADPAIRYVEVDLPAVIAHKRKLLGRSKRGRAVAARPNLVLHAHDVTTLAFDDVLAPGPVCVVVEGLLMYLDQAAQQALWRGLATVCAARPGSAVVFDLVPFVEQPRPGRVGRGLEQLFKRATRGQTMAFDGRTRADLTDELRAAGFATVELFEPGTAPSTWAVPHLGRRTQQLVWRVAV, from the coding sequence ATGCCGCCGGACGCGACGCCCGACCCCGCACGTCCTGCGCCGCCGGCGCCCAGGGCGCTGGCGCGCGCCGGCGACCTGTCGGTCACCGCGCTCTACACCGCCCACGCCTGGCGCTGGGGCAAGCTCGACGGCGCCGAGCTGTTCTCCAGCCGCAAGAGCCGCGACGTCTTCAACGCCACCAACCTCGCGCTCGGCGTGGCGCGCCTGTTTCGACGCGAGCTGCCGTCGTTGCGCCACGGCCTGGTGCAGCGCCACGTGATGATCGATCGGCTGGTCGCCGCGGCAAGCTGCGCGCAGGTGCTCGAGCTGGCCGCCGGGCTGTCGCGCCGCGGCGCCGCGCTCTCGGCCGACCCCGCGATCCGGTACGTCGAGGTCGATCTCCCGGCGGTGATCGCGCACAAGCGCAAGCTGCTCGGGCGCAGCAAGCGCGGGCGCGCGGTCGCGGCGCGGCCCAACCTGGTGCTGCACGCGCACGACGTCACGACGCTGGCGTTCGACGACGTGCTGGCGCCGGGGCCCGTGTGCGTGGTCGTCGAGGGGCTGCTGATGTACCTCGATCAGGCCGCGCAGCAGGCGCTGTGGCGCGGGCTCGCGACCGTGTGCGCGGCGCGCCCGGGCAGCGCGGTCGTGTTCGATCTGGTGCCGTTCGTCGAGCAGCCGCGCCCGGGCCGGGTCGGCCGCGGCCTCGAGCAGCTGTTCAAGCGCGCGACCCGGGGCCAGACCATGGCGTTCGACGGCCGCACCCGCGCCGATCTCACCGACGAGCTGCGCGCCGCCGGGTTCGCCACCGTCGAGCTGTTCGAGCCGGGCACCGCGCCGTCGACGTGGGCGGTCCCGCACCTCGGTCGACGGACCCAGCAGCTGGTCTGGAGGGTCGCGGTTTGA